The following coding sequences are from one Musa acuminata AAA Group cultivar baxijiao chromosome BXJ2-4, Cavendish_Baxijiao_AAA, whole genome shotgun sequence window:
- the LOC135610169 gene encoding inositol-tetrakisphosphate 1-kinase 1-like, whose translation MAEAATPRRFVVGYALAPKKQRSFIQPSLVGLARERGIDLVPIDTSRRLADQGPFDCVLHKLHGDDWKAQLEDFASRNPDVPIVDPPLAIRRLHNRISMLQVVCELDIPQERETFGIPRQVVIYDSAALTNSGVVGVLRFLVIAKPLIADGSAKSHKMSLVFCRDSLRKLKPPLVLQEFVNHGGVIFKVFVVGDYVQCVKRKSLPDVSQEELECSEGSFTFSQVSNMTTQDPVGVDYYMNLDKAEMPPLSFVTEIARGLRRLMGLHLFNFDMIRDLKAGGNHYLVIDINYFPGYAKMPFYEKILTDFLWNIIHENNEHDDVDSAVNSHYKESKLLVDSH comes from the coding sequence ATGGCGGAAGCCGCAACCCCTCGTAGATTCGTGGTAGGATATGCGCTCGCCCCCAAGAAGCAGCGGAGCTTCATCCAGCCCTCGCTCGTCGGTCTCGCACGCGAGCGCGGCATCGATCTCGTTCCCATCGATACCTCACGGCGCCTTGCTGATCAGGGTCCCTTCGATTGCGTGCTCCACAAGCTCCATGGGGACGACTGGAAGGCCCAGCTCGAGGATTTTGCTTCCAGGAACCCAGACGTTCCAATTGTCGACCCGCCCCTTGCCATCCGGCGCCTCCACAACCGCATCTCCATGCTCCAGGTCGTGTGTGAGCTCGATATCCCCCAGGAGAGGGAGACATTTGGAATTCCTAGGCAGGTGGTGATCTATGATTCCGCGGCCCTCACAAACTCCGGGGTCGTCGGGGTCCTCCGCTTCCTGGTCATCGCCAAGCCCCTGATAGCTGATGGCAGCGCCAAGTCCCATAAGATGTCCCTTGTTTTCTGCCGGGATAGCCTCCGAAAGCTCAAGCCGCCACTTGTGCTGCAGGAGTTTGTGAATCATGGCGGGGTCATCTTCAAGGTGTTTGTGGTGGGGGATTACGTGCAGTGCGTGAAGAGGAAATCCCTTCCGGATGTCTCCCAAGAGGAATTGGAGTGCTCTGAGGGGTCTTTCACGTTCTCGCAGGTTTCCAATATGACGACGCAGGATCCAGTGGGGGTTGACTATTACATGAATTTGGATAAGGCGGAGATGCCTCCATTGAGCTTTGTCACGGAGATAGCAAGAGGTTTGAGGCGGCTCATGGGATTGCACCTTTTCAATTTTGACatgataagggatttgaaagcaggaGGAAATCATTACCTTGTGATTGACATTAACTACTTTCCTGGGTATGCAAAAATGCCATTCTATGAGAAAATTTTAACTGACTTCCTCTGGAACATCATTCATGAGAACAATGAGCATGATGATGTGGACTCGGCTGTTAACAGTCACTATAAAGAGAGCAAGCTCTTGGTTGATAGTCATTGA
- the LOC103981822 gene encoding ABC transporter B family member 2-like, producing the protein MNSVVGPESSHEDGASKKEVHKVPFLKLFAFADTWDYVLMALGSIGACAHGASVPVFFIFFGKLINIIGVAFLFPTTVSHRVAKYSLDFVYLGIAILFSSWTEVACWMHTGERQAAKMRLAYLRSMLDQDIAVFDTEASTGEVIAAITSDIIVVQDAISEKVGNFMHYISRFIAGFAIGFARVWQISLVTLSIVPLIAIAGGIYAYVATGLIARVRKSYVKAGEIAEEVIGNVRTVQAFVGEEKAVRSYRSALMNTYEYGKKGGLAKGLGLGSMHCVLFLSWALLVWFTSIVVHKKIANGGESFTTMLNVVIAGLSLGQAAPNISTFLRARTAAYSIFEMIERNTVSRTSAKTGRKLAGVDGHIKFVNIHFSYPSRPDVLIFNGLNLDIPSGKIVALVGGSGSGKSTVISLIERFYEPQRGHILLDGHDIKDLDLKWLRQQIGLVNQEPALFATSIRENILYGKDDATIDEIAQSAKLSEAINFIKHLPDRYETQVGERGVQLSGGQKQRIAISRAILKNPSILLLDEATSALDAESEKSVQEALDRVMIGRTTVVVAHRLSTIRNADIIAVVQAGRIVETGTHDQLMSHPTSAYASLVKLQETAHHQRPSPAEGPSIGRPLSIKYSRELSAKNTSLGASFRSDKDSGSRYAPEATDVAKAKPVSLKKLYSMVRPDWIFGVIGTLGAFVAGAQMPLFALGVTQALVSYYMVWETTQREVKKIALLFCGGAVLTVFFHVIEHLNFGIMGERLTLRVRERMFGVILRNEIGWFDDMSNTSAMLTSRLETDATLLRTIVVDRSTILLQNIGMIVTSLIIAFILNWRITLVVLATYPLMVSGHISEKLFMRGYGGNLSKTYLKANMLAAEAVSNIRTVAAFCSEQKVIDLYVEELREPSRRSFRRGQTAGIFYGVSQCFLFSSYGLALWYGSVLMGKGLASFKSVMKSFMVLIVTALAMGETLALAPDIIKGNQMAASVFEVLDRRTEVPPEVGEDVGRVEGAIEMRGVEFCYPSRPDVLIFRGFDLRVTAGKSMALVGMSGSGKSTVLSLILRFYDATAGKVMIDGKDIRRLRLKELRKHIGMVQQEPVLFATTIYDNIVYGKDGATEAEVVEAAKLANAHSFISALPEGYSTKAGERGIQLSGGQKQRIAIARAIIKNPAILLLDEATSALDVESERVVQHALERVMRNRTTVMVAHRLSTIHNADVISVLQDGRIVEQGSHSTLVENRNGAYFKLISLQQKH; encoded by the exons ATGAACTCGGTGGTAGGCCCTGAGAGCAGCCATGAAGACGGGGCGAGCAAGAAGGAGGTGCACAAGGTCCCCTTCCTCAAGCTCTTCGCCTTCGCCGACACATGGGACTACGTCCTCATGGCCCTCGGCTCCATCGGCGCCTGCGCGCACGGCGCGTCCGTGCccgtcttcttcatcttcttcggcaagctcatcAACATCATCGGGGTCGCCTTCCTCTTCCCCACCACGGTCTCACACCGGGTCGCGAAG TACTCGCTGGATTTCGTTTATCTGGGCATTGCCATATTGTTCTCCTCGTGGACCG AGGTGGCTTGTTGGATGCACACAGGAGAGAGACAGGCGGCGAAGATGAGGCTGGCTTACCTGCGTTCCATGTTAGATCAGGACATAGCGGTGTTTGATACGGAGGCTTCCACCGGAGAGGTGATTGCAGCCATTACAAGCGATATTATTGTGGTGCAGGATGCCATCTCCGAGAAG GTGGGAAACTTCATGCACTACATCAGCAGATTCATCGCAGGATTTGCCATCGGCTTCGCTCGCGTCTGGCAGATCAGTCTGGTCACACTGTCCATCGTCCCGTTGATCGCCATTGCTGGTGGAATCTACGCCTACGTCGCCACTGGCCTAATTGCTCGAGTTCGGAAATCCTACGTCAAGGCCGGAGAAATAGCTGAGGAG GTGATCGGCAATGTGCGCACCGTGCAAGCGTTTGTGGGGGAGGAGAAGGCGGTGAGGTCGTACAGAAGTGCGTTGATGAATACGTACGAGTATGGGAAGAAGGGTGGGTTGGCCAAGGGACTCGGCCTTGGTTCCATGCACTGCGTTCTCTTCCTCTCCTGGGCTCTCCTCGTCTGGTTCACCAGCATCGTCGTCCACAAGAAAATAGCAAACGGAGGAGAATCCTTCACCACCATGCTCAACGTCGTCATCGCTGGGCT GTCATTAGGCCAGGCAGCGCCAAACATCTCCACGTTTCTGAGAGCAAGGACTGCCGCGTACTCCATCTTTGAGATGATCGAGAGAAACACGGTTAGCAGAACGAGTGCCAAGACGGGGCGGAAACTGGCCGGCGTGGACGGGCACATCAAGTTTGTCAATATTCACTTCAGCTATCCATCACGTCCCGACGTCCTCATCTTTAATGGGTTGAATCTAGACATCCCGTCGGGAAAGATCGTTGCACTTGTTGGTGGAAGTGGGTCGGGGAAGAGCACGGTTATCTCGTTGATCGAGCGGTTCTACGAGCCCCAACGAGGCCATATCCTGTTGGATGGGCATGACATCAAGGATCTGGATCTCAAGTGGCTCCGGCAGCAAATCGGGTTGGTGAATCAGGAGCCTGCCCTCTTCGCAACAAGCATCCGAGAAAACATACTTTACGGGAAGGATGATGCCACCATCGACGAAATAGCGCAGTCTGCAAAGCTTTCTGAGGCCATTAATTTCATCAAACACCTGCCTGACCGATACGAGACGCAG GTGGGTGAGCGAGGGGTTCAACTATCAGGCGGGCAGAAGCAGCGCATCGCAATCTCAAGAGCCATCCTGAAGAACCCTTCGATCCTCCTCCTCGACGAGGCCACAAGTGCCCTCGACGCTGAGTCCGAGAAGAGCGTGCAAGAGGCGCTCGACAGGGTTATGATAGGCCGTACCACGGTGGTGGTGGCGCATCGATTGTCCACCATCAGGAATGCGGACATCATTGCGGTCGTGCAGGCCGGAAGGATCGTCGAGACGggaactcacgaccagctcatgTCTCATCCCACCAGTGCCTACGCTTCACTTGTGAAGCTCCAGGAGACTGCTCACCATCAGCGGCCATCGCCGGCGGAGGGCCCGAGCATCGGGCGACCGCTAAG CATCAAATACTCCAGAGAGctgtccgcaaaaaacacaagctTGGGGGCGAGCTTCAGGTCTGATAAGGACTCCGGCAGTCGTTATGCCCCTGAAGCAACCGATGTGGCAAAAGCGAAGCCTGTGTCTCTCAAGAAGTTGTATTCCATGGTCAGGCCTGATTGGATCTTTGGAGTCATTGGCACGTTAGGTGCCTTCGTTGCAGGTGCCCAGATGCCGCTCTTTGCGCTCGGAGTTACCCAGGCGCTTGTTTCCTATTACATGGTTTGGGAAACCACCCAGAGGGAGGTGAAGAAGATCGCACTGTTGTTCTGCGGTGGGGCCGTTCTCACCGTGTTCTTCCACGTCATCGAACACCTCAACTTTGGCATCATGGGCGAAAGGCTAACTCTTCGGGTGAGGGAAAGGATGTTTGGAG TGATCTTAAGGAACGAGATCGGTTGGTTCGACGACATGAGCAACACCAGCGCGATGTTGACGTCGCGCCTTGAGACGGATGCCACTCTGCTGCGGACCATCGTGGTGGATCGTTCCACAATCCTCCTGCAGAACATCGGAATGATCGTAACCTCCTTGATCATTGCCTTCATCTTGAATTGGCGAATAACTCTGGTGGTTCTGGCCACATACCCTTTGATGGTCAGTGGGCATATCAGTGAG AAGCTGTTCATGAGGGGGTATGGAGGAAACCTGAGCAAGACGTACCTGAAAGCAAACATGCTAGCTGCTGAGGCTGTGAGCAACATCCGAACGGTGGCCGCCTTCTGCTCGGAACAAAAAGTAATCGATCTCTACGTCGAGGAGCTCAGGGAGCCGTCCAGGCGATCTTTCCGACGCGGGCAGACTGCGGGCATCTTCTACGGCGTCTCCCAGTGCTTCCTCTTCTCTTCGTACGGGCTTGCTTTGTG GTATGGCTCAGTCCTGATGGGCAAAGGGCTTGCCAGCTTCAAGTCGGTGATGAAATCATTCATGGTCCTCATAGTGACGGCGTTAGCCATGGGAGAAACGTTGGCTCTGGCTCCGGACATCATCAAAGGGAATCAAATGGCAGCATCGGTCTTCGAGGTGCTTGATAGAAGGACGGAGGTGCCGCCCGAGGTCGGGGAGGACGTTGGAAGGGTCGAGGGCGCTATCGAGATGAGAGGAGTAGAATTCTGTTATCCTTCAAGGCCGGATGTCTTAATCTTCAGAGGGTTCGATCTGAGAGTGACGGCTGGGAAGAGCATGGCGTTGGTGGGAATGAGCGGATCAGGCAAGAGCACGGTGTTGTCTCTGATACTACGATTTTATGATGCGACTGCTGGAAAAGTGATGATCGACG GCAAAGATATAAGGAGACTGAGACTGAAGGAGCTCCGCAAGCACATCGGCATGGTTCAGCAAGAGCCCGTGCTCTTCGCCACAACCATCTACGACAACATCGTCTACGGCAAGGATGGTGCCACAGAAGCAGAGGTTGTGGAGGCTGCAAAGCTCGCGAACGCCCACTCCTTCATCAGTGCTCTCCCGGAGGGCTACTCGACCAAGGCAGGGGAGCGAGGGATCCAACTGTCGGGAGGCCAGAAGCAGCGGATCGCCATCGCCCGAGCCATCATAAAGAATCCTGCCATCTTGCTGCTCGATGAGGCCACCAGCGCGCTGGACGTGGAGTCGGAGCGCGTGGTCCAGCACGCGCTGGAGCGGGTCATGAGGAACCGCACCACCGTCATGGTGGCGCACAGGCTCTCCACCATTCACAACGCTGATGTCATCTCGGTGTTGCAGGACGGGAGAATCGTGGAACAGGGGAGCCACTCCACTCTGGTTGAGAACAGGAATGGTGCCTATTTCAAGTTGATCAGCTTGCAGCAAAAGCACTAG